In the Endozoicomonas sp. SCSIO W0465 genome, AAGCCAGTCTTCTGACCATTCACTCAGAGGTGACAGGTATCTTGACACAAGAATCAGATCAAATGACTATACTGTATATATAAACAGTCTTTGAGTTGAAGTGGCATGAAGCCAATCCAGATCCTTCCACAGCCCAACCCAGAAGTATTACCCTTCTACCAGAGCCCCGCAGCCTGCGGTTTTACCAGTCCTGCGGCAGATTACCTGCAAGAAACACTGTCCCTTGACCAACTGCTAATCCGCCATCCTGCTGCCACTTTTTTTGCAAGAGCCCAGGGACGATCCATGGAAGGTGCCGGTATCTTCGATGGCGATATCCTCATTATTGACCGCTCGCTATCCCCAAAAGATGGTGACGTGATACTCACTCTGCTGGATGGCGAGTTAATCGTAAAGCGCCTCGTCTACCGCAACAACAAGCCAGAACTCCATTCTGAGCACCCGGACTACCCGCCCGTTAAGCTCGATTCTGAACAGGAAATTACTGTTTGGGGTGTGGTGACTGAAGTCATTCACCACCTGCGATGAAAGAAGTAATCGCCCTCTGCGACGTCAACGCCTTTTACTGTTCCTGCGAGCAGGTCTTTGATCCTGCGTATTCTGGTTAACTTGAACACCTATTCTGTTTCATTTGAACACCCTGAACTCCTTACACATTGCCCAGTGTGATTTTTAGACCAGGTGTTCAACTGCGTCCAATTTTCCAAGCTTTTTGCGCATGGATTCGCCTTTGAGTTCAATCCGGTGGGCATTGTGCATAAGCCGGTCAAGAATGGCGTCGGCCAGAGTTTCATCACCAATGCTGGCATGCCACTTCCGGGTGGGCAATTGACTGGTAACCAACGTGGAACCTTGCTCGTGCCTGTCATCCATGACTTCCAGCAGATCGTTCCTTTGTTGCTGCGTCAGTGGTTCCAGGCCCCAGTCGTCCAGAATCAGCAAGTCTACTTTTGCCAGTTGTTTCAACTGCCTGCTGTAGCTGCCATCACCGTGGGCAAGGATCAGTTCATCCAGTAGCCTGGACATCCGATAGTACCGGACACTGTAGCCTTTCAGACAAGCCATGTGCCCAAGGGCGCAGGCCAGGTAGCTCTTACCGGAACCACAAGGTCCGGTGATCAACAGGTTCCTGTACCGGTCAAGCCAGCCTCCTCCAGACAGGCTGGCCATCTGGTTCTGTTTGAGACCTCTGGGGTGTTCATAGTCAATGTCGTGTATCCGGGCAGCCAGTTTAAACCGGGCGCTTCTGAGCAGCCGAGCCAGACGTTTATTGTTTCGCTCTGTTTCTTCCTGCTCAGTAAGCAACGACAGTCGTTCTTCAAAGCTAAGGCTACTGTAGGTGCCCGGCTGGTCCAGCTGTTGATTGAGGGCATCTGCCATTCCGGTCAGTCGCAGTGACCTAAGGCGAGCCAGTGTTTCATTGATCATGTTCGCCTCCGGTTATTGATAGCAAATAGCGCCACGAATATTTTCGTGATCATCATGCAAGGGACCTGTCGTTTGTTTTAACTGTGGCTCCAATGGCATCAGGTCTTTGCCTGACTGGAGGATTGATCGGACATTTTTTAACCGATAACCCCCGATGTTCCTGGCATGGGCGCAGGCGTTGTTGAGTCGTTCAGTTCCATATTCCCGCTGCAGGTTTAGCAGCCCCAATGAAGCTCGATAGGCTTGTTCAGGATGCTCCTTGCTATCCAGCAGTGATTGAATAAAACAATAGACTTCCTGACCAATGTCGTTAGCCCAGTTAAGTAAACGCTCAGGCGTCCAATCCTGATGGTGACGATGTCGTTCCGGCATATGAACTGCTAACGTCGTAAATCCACGTGTGTGCTTGCGAGCGTGGCTGGCCACCACTTTACCGTTAGCGTAGATCGTGACGCAGTGCTCAGTCGCCTGTACTTCTACTTCCTGCCTGGCAAGCTGATGGGGAACCGAGTAGGCGTGCCCCTTGCAGATAATATGATAATCCACATTCACCCGGGCCTTGATAAACTCAGCGAACACAAAAGATTGCTTCGGCAGTGGCTTGAGGGCTGGTTCATCCAGTTGTTCAAACGCACTACGTCGCGTTCCTGGCAACTGCTTAAAGGGCTTCAGGTTCAGTTCGATTAACAGCTCACGTATCCGCAGGTTCAGCTCTGCCAGGGTAAAGAACATTTCATGACGAAGCCTGGCCAGTATCCACCGCTCCACTACCTGTACACCGACTTCTGCTTTGGCCTTGTCTTTGGGTTTGTAGGGGCGTGCCGGAATGACTGCCACCTGGTAGTGACAAGCCAGGTGCTGGTATGATGGGTTGAGATCCGGCTCGTACCGACAGGCTTTGATAACTGCGCACTTTGGGTTGTCTGGCACAACAATTTCTGGCACCCCACCAAAGAACTCAAAGGCCCGTTCATGAGACCCCAGCCAGTCCTCTGTTTTTTGTGACAGAGTCGCTTCAGCGTAGGTATAGTTGGACGCTCCCAGCACTGCCACAAATATCTGGGCATTGTGGGCAATTTCGCCGGTGTCCGGGTTGATGATTGGCATGGTTGGCCCGGCATAATCAACAAATAACTTTTCACCTGCATTGTGCAGCTGTCGCATAGATCGCTTTTGACAACCACGCCACTGATTGTAACGGTGACAGTACTGGGCATAGCTGTAGGCATTGAGGGGGTGGGCCTGACAGTATTCTTCCCAGAGTCGTTGTTTGGTCACTTCCTTGCGCTTCAGTTCCTGATGCACCTCAGCCCAGTCAGGATCAATCAACCCTTTTCGATTGGCTATCGAGGCATCGGGAAACAGCGCCTGAATAAGCTCAGGCTCAGATATATCCTCTGCCAGGGGCCAGCTTAATTCCGATTCCTGAAAGGCCTTAACGTAGTTGGATACCGTCCCCACACTGACCCGTACACTGCGGGAAATTTGTCGGAAGCTGAGTTGGCTGCCAAACCGCATCCGGAGTATTTCTAGGAGGCTGTCCGAGAACTAGCTATTGAAAAAACGAAAGCTTCAGCATTTTCTTGGCTGATCAAATATTGACCTAAATTTAGCCTGTTTTGGGGTAAAAATTGTGTTTTTTACCCTTTTGCTTGCCTTTATGCTGCCATTTTAAGCCTTTTTGCTTCTTCAAGACGGATTGATCCCGTTGAAACCGATTTGACAATTTTTTTGAAATTATAAGCACTGCAGACCAGTGAAAATTCTCCAGCCACTTTTTCCTTACCCCGGACACTGAACCCTCTGAATCCTGAGTTCTTGATTTGGCCAAAAGGCGGTTCCGCAATCACCTTGCGACGCTCATAAACCGCTTTGGCCTCTTTGGTTTCCATTTTGCGGTTCATCGCCTGGCGTATGGCTTCGTGGCGGTCTGTGCGAATCACTTTCCCCGGGTCTTTGTTGTCACCACTGCACCTTTTACGTAACGGGCAATCCCGGCAGATATCTTTACTGACGCGGTAGCTTTTGTGTTTTGCTTTGCTAGCCGTGTTATAAATCAGCTTCTCACCGGCAGGGCAGGTAAAGCTGTCGTCTGCTTCATGGTAAATAAAATCCGCTTTGACAAACTTTCTGTCAGAGTCTTCCAGTCCCTCTGTTGCAGGCTTCTCCTGTCGATCCGTAGCCATGTAAGCGTCAATGTTCGCATCATCAAACGCTTGCAGGTTGGGCCCTGAGTAATAGCCATTATCCTCACTCATTTTGCCAATGGACGCGTTATCTGTTGCTTCTGCAATGGCTTCAAGTGCAGGCTTTACTTCCTGCTTGTCATTGGCATGCTGGCTGATGTGCTGGCCAACAATGATACCATTATCGCTGTCGACGCTGATCTGGGCGTTATAACTGTACTGATAGCCACTGCCTTTTTTACCCATGATCCTGGCATCATGATCAGCAAAGCTGATTTGCTTTTTGTCGTCTATCGGCTTATCGGGATTCAGGGCCTGTTCCCGTTCTTCAAGCGCTTTTTTGGCCTCCTGGATTTTCTCTAACCGTTCCTGCTTGAATTGCAAGTCTTCAGGAATGCTGTAGCCAGTCTCCTGCTGATAAGCATCGTCCTCTTCACTGTCACTGGTTTCGGCTTTTTTAATCAGGGCCTCAACTTCAGCCATTAATTCAGCTTCTTTGGCCTTAAGTCGTGCGTAGCTCATGGCCTTATGCTTTGATGAGTCGGCTTTGAATTTGGAACCATCAAGAGCGATGTGGCCCAGCGAGGCCATCTGTAGTTCCCGGGCGAGCAGCACGCTCTGTTTGAAACTGCTTTAAAAAAGGTGGCCTGGTTTTACGAAAGTCACTGAGCACCTGGAAATTTGGGCAGTGCTGTTTGGCGATATACATGAAAGCCAAGTCTGATTGCAGCGCCGTTCAATCTCCCTGGAGCTGAACACACCATGGCTATAGGCATAGATCAGGATCGATAATCAGTCGTGGGTGGTAGGCATTCTGGCCAAGAGGTGATACTGCTTTTCCACTTCAGAGGTGTCGATATGCTTGAAGATATCTTCAAAAACGAAGCAATCATGATCTGGTGGCAGCAGGTCGAAGATGTTCGATGGGAACATCAGGTGCTGGTCAAAATCAGCAGGGTTATCTTTGAATTTGATTGATGACATCCGTTTCGGCAACAACAAAGTGGGCAGAAGATGCCTGATTATACTTAATCAGGCTATTCTCGGACAGCCTCCTAGTAGCTTACGCATGGTAATCCTGTTTTCTGTCATGGCCGGTTCCCTCTCTTGGTACAGATAAGAACGGCCAAAGTTATGGAAAATCAATGCATAAGAAGATATTTGTTAGCTGTATTAGACCGGTTTATGGTCTGTTGAACAGCGTTTCTGGAAGCTTGAACGGTGATTCTGGAAATCATCAAAAAGTGTTCAAAAGAAACCAGAATAGGTGTTCAAGTGTTACCAGAATGGGTGTTCAAGTGTTACCAGAATGAGTGTTCAAGAGTTACCAGAATATGCAGATCCATCCCTGATTGATAAAGCCCTGGGCGTGCTGAGCAATAACGATGGCTGCATTGTTGCCAGAACAGCCCAACTCAAAGCACTGGGCGTTGCCATGGGTACACCGGCATTCAAAGTCATGGATCAGGTAGAGCGTGGCGAGATCATTCTGAGAAGCTCCAACTATGCACTCTACGGCGATATGTCCTCCCGTTTTATGTCGGTGTTGGAACAGTTCAGCCCGAAGCTGGAAGTGTATTCCATCGATGAAGCCTTTGTTGACCTCTCCGGTTTTCCTGAAGACAGCCTGCATGCCAGAGGCCTGGACATGAAACAGCGGGTATTCCAGTGGACAGGGCTTCCTATTGGCGTGGGCATCTCTACCACCAAAACACTCGCCAAACTGGCGAATTACGCGGCCAAGAAATTTCCGGCAACCGGAGGCGTTGTGGACTTAACCAATCCAGTTCGCCAGCAACGGCTAATGACGATTACCCCGGTTGGTGAAGTATGGGGCGTCGGCCGGCGAATCGGAAAACGGCTGGAGGCGGCAGGCATTCATACGGCAGCACAACTGGCAAATGCCAATCGACAATGGATCAAGAAACAGTTTTCTGTAGTGTTGGAACGCACAGTCTGCGAACTCCAGGGAGAATACTGCATTCCCTGGGAGGAAGGAGGTTCAGCCAATAAACATCAGATTATGTGTTCAAGAAGCTTTGGCCATCGAGTCACCACCAAACAGGAACTCCATGCGGCACTGGCCAGTTTTATCTGTCGTGCCTGCGAGAAACTCAGAAAGCAAAAGCAGTATTCCCGTGAAGCCATCCTCTTTATCAGGACTGACCCCTTTAAAGACAACCTCCCACAAACAGGCCGAAGTCTTAAGCTGATGGCACCGTCTCCTACCAGCGATAGCTCGGTCTGGCTGCAACAGTTAACTCCGGCTTTGGACGTGCTGTTTCAGGAGGGTTACGAGTATAAAAAGGCAGGCTTCGCCCTGATGGATCTCTGTTCTGGCCAGGGCTTTCAGGGTGATTTACTGGCAGCAGCATCAACCCACGAAAATACCCGGATGATGTCGGTACTGGATGCCATCAATCAACGTTTTGGAAGCCAAACACTGCGGCCTGCTTCAGTGGGGTTTGAGTCTCAGCAGTGGCATATGAACCGGCAGGCATTGAGTCCCTGTTATACGACTCAATGGCGGGATATTATTAGGGTTCGGGTTTGAATTGTTTAAAGTTCTGCGCCAAGTTTGGTGCAGAACGAATCAGAGATATGAACGGTTAAACAGACTTTTCTACTATACCCATGCATCTATAATAGATGTTTACTTGGAATATGGTGCCTGTGGAGTGCCAAATATTTTATAATCTTTGATTATAGGGAGTAATTCCTCGTGAAAATTATCTGAGTACATAAAGCTTCCATTTTTTGAAAGTTCAATCTCAGTTGATATGCCACCTCTTATTAGAGTACCTTTCATTCGCTCTAAAGTTGTTTTTGAAAGATCAAAGGAGCTATCTAAATCAGATATTGGGTTTCCTATTGACGTCAAATCAATAGTTGCTGATGTTTTTTCAGATATTTGAACACCGCTGACTTTGATTTTTTTTAGACGAACGGACACGGGCTTCAAGCTTTTCTTTATCATAGATAGCAATAGTTTTAAATCAAGTTTTAAAGGCGATACAAATACACCAAAGCCGATTAAATCATACAAGGTATCAATAAATGATCGTAGAGATCTAGGGGGGGAATCAATTATTAGCAAGTACTTGTTGTGTTGCAAATGCACAAACTGAAAATTAACGATTATGTATCTAGTAATTCTCGACTTTAGAGTTTTAAGAGCACAATAGTTCCGGCGCATAATCTGCTAAAAGCAACCATCCCCAATGACGAAATTCGAGATGGTTGCCATGCTCACTTCAGATCATCAAGTAATCCTCAGGGAGCTCGCTTCATATACAACCTTTCTTGCTGGAGCGCTATCATCAACTGCAGTACCAACGTTCTGCGAACTGCTGTTCGGTTGCATGCTTTCAGCCGACGGCTTTGTTACACAGGCGTTGTTAACAATTGATTTTCATTGTGTGTGGAGCAGCTACCACCACTGGCTATCTCAGGGCAAGTGGCAATGGAAGAACTTGGCACGCCACTTGATCCGTCTGGTCTGCTCCAAAGCTCCTGAGAATCAACCTGTGGTCCTGGGGCTTGATGACTGGGTAATCGAACGGTTTTCCGACAAAGCCCCTGCTTGTCGTACACATCATCAACACAGCAAGAAACGCAATCGGCCGACGTACATCTGGGGGCAGTGTTGGGTTTCCCTGGCCATCATATTTGAGCGGGCTGCAGATGAAGTATTTACCGCCATACCGGTGATCTCATTTCCGACACCAGCTTCAGGTAACACCAGCAAACTGAAAATTGCCGTGGCCATGCTCAGGGTGGTACGCAATGAAGTGAAGGATCGAGTGCTACGCCTGCTAACCGATTGCTGGTATATGAACTGGACACTGATAAAGCCAGCTCTGGAAATGAACATAGAAGTTGTTGGTCAGATACCTTCAAATCGGGCCCTCTATGCTTTGCCGCCAGCACCCACCGTAAAGAAGCGAGGGCGCCCAAAAAAGTACGGCATCAAGATGACGACAGAACAGGTTAAGAAACTGCCGGAAGA is a window encoding:
- a CDS encoding LexA family transcriptional regulator, which gives rise to MKPIQILPQPNPEVLPFYQSPAACGFTSPAADYLQETLSLDQLLIRHPAATFFARAQGRSMEGAGIFDGDILIIDRSLSPKDGDVILTLLDGELIVKRLVYRNNKPELHSEHPDYPPVKLDSEQEITVWGVVTEVIHHLR
- a CDS encoding transposase produces the protein MTKFEMVAMLTSDHQVILRELASYTTFLAGALSSTAVPTFCELLFGCMLSADGFVTQALLTIDFHCVWSSYHHWLSQGKWQWKNLARHLIRLVCSKAPENQPVVLGLDDWVIERFSDKAPACRTHHQHSKKRNRPTYIWGQCWVSLAIIFERAADEVFTAIPVISFPTPASGNTSKLKIAVAMLRVVRNEVKDRVLRLLTDCWYMNWTLIKPALEMNIEVVGQIPSNRALYALPPAPTVKKRGRPKKYGIKMTTEQVKKLPEEKATVWMYGKFRKIRYRTLICRARFLKGREVRVVWSRFENDKGLTESRIFISTNPELEGLEVLRAYSRRWPVEPMFHQLKHAFGCCHLWQQKLRTLLRWMHLKMAGYALLQLLTVCKNQACLNISRIPWRSPDTTTAGMMKIALSGIIPRFSIRKGWNRYKQKYEFNFRDLIDQLIPDNSEAA
- a CDS encoding Y-family DNA polymerase; translation: MFKCYQNGCSSVTRMSVQELPEYADPSLIDKALGVLSNNDGCIVARTAQLKALGVAMGTPAFKVMDQVERGEIILRSSNYALYGDMSSRFMSVLEQFSPKLEVYSIDEAFVDLSGFPEDSLHARGLDMKQRVFQWTGLPIGVGISTTKTLAKLANYAAKKFPATGGVVDLTNPVRQQRLMTITPVGEVWGVGRRIGKRLEAAGIHTAAQLANANRQWIKKQFSVVLERTVCELQGEYCIPWEEGGSANKHQIMCSRSFGHRVTTKQELHAALASFICRACEKLRKQKQYSREAILFIRTDPFKDNLPQTGRSLKLMAPSPTSDSSVWLQQLTPALDVLFQEGYEYKKAGFALMDLCSGQGFQGDLLAAASTHENTRMMSVLDAINQRFGSQTLRPASVGFESQQWHMNRQALSPCYTTQWRDIIRVRV
- the istA gene encoding IS21 family transposase, whose protein sequence is MRFGSQLSFRQISRSVRVSVGTVSNYVKAFQESELSWPLAEDISEPELIQALFPDASIANRKGLIDPDWAEVHQELKRKEVTKQRLWEEYCQAHPLNAYSYAQYCHRYNQWRGCQKRSMRQLHNAGEKLFVDYAGPTMPIINPDTGEIAHNAQIFVAVLGASNYTYAEATLSQKTEDWLGSHERAFEFFGGVPEIVVPDNPKCAVIKACRYEPDLNPSYQHLACHYQVAVIPARPYKPKDKAKAEVGVQVVERWILARLRHEMFFTLAELNLRIRELLIELNLKPFKQLPGTRRSAFEQLDEPALKPLPKQSFVFAEFIKARVNVDYHIICKGHAYSVPHQLARQEVEVQATEHCVTIYANGKVVASHARKHTRGFTTLAVHMPERHRHHQDWTPERLLNWANDIGQEVYCFIQSLLDSKEHPEQAYRASLGLLNLQREYGTERLNNACAHARNIGGYRLKNVRSILQSGKDLMPLEPQLKQTTGPLHDDHENIRGAICYQ
- the istB gene encoding IS21-like element helper ATPase IstB encodes the protein MINETLARLRSLRLTGMADALNQQLDQPGTYSSLSFEERLSLLTEQEETERNNKRLARLLRSARFKLAARIHDIDYEHPRGLKQNQMASLSGGGWLDRYRNLLITGPCGSGKSYLACALGHMACLKGYSVRYYRMSRLLDELILAHGDGSYSRQLKQLAKVDLLILDDWGLEPLTQQQRNDLLEVMDDRHEQGSTLVTSQLPTRKWHASIGDETLADAILDRLMHNAHRIELKGESMRKKLGKLDAVEHLV